From one Pseudomonas sp. B21-048 genomic stretch:
- a CDS encoding ABC transporter permease: MIELLQEYWKPFLYTDGYNITGLAMTMWLLSASIFIGFLVSIPLSIARVSPKVYVRWPVQFYVYLFRGTPLYIQLLICYTGIYSLAAVRAQPVLDAFFRDAMNCTILAFALNTCAYTTEIFAGAIRSLPHGEIEAAKAYGLSGWKLYAYIIMPSALRRSLPYYSNEVILMLHSTTVAFTATIPDVLKVARDANSATFLTFQSFGIAALIYLTVTFALVGLFRLAERRWLAFLGPTH; this comes from the coding sequence ATGATCGAACTCTTGCAGGAATACTGGAAACCCTTCCTTTATACCGACGGTTACAACATCACCGGCCTGGCCATGACCATGTGGCTGCTCAGTGCTTCGATCTTCATCGGTTTTCTGGTGTCGATCCCGCTGTCCATCGCCAGGGTTTCGCCCAAGGTCTACGTCCGCTGGCCAGTGCAGTTTTACGTCTACCTGTTCCGGGGTACGCCGCTGTATATCCAGCTGCTGATTTGCTACACCGGCATCTACAGCCTGGCGGCCGTGCGCGCCCAGCCAGTCCTCGATGCGTTCTTTCGCGATGCGATGAACTGCACGATCCTGGCCTTCGCCCTGAACACCTGCGCCTACACCACGGAGATCTTCGCCGGGGCGATTCGCAGCCTGCCTCACGGAGAAATCGAAGCGGCCAAGGCCTACGGTCTGTCAGGCTGGAAGCTCTATGCCTACATCATCATGCCGTCAGCCCTGCGTCGCTCGTTGCCTTATTACAGCAACGAAGTGATTCTGATGCTGCACTCGACCACCGTGGCATTCACCGCGACCATCCCGGATGTTCTGAAAGTCGCTCGCGACGCGAACTCTGCGACCTTCCTGACATTCCAGTCGTTCGGCATCGCCGCGCTGATCTACCTGACCGTTACCTTTGCGCTGGTCGGCCTGTTTCGCTTGGCCGAACGCCGATGGCTGGCCTTCCTCGGGCCGACTCACTAG
- a CDS encoding ABC transporter permease, whose translation MFENLLQNLGLSAFSLQGFGPLLMEGTWMTIKLSVLSLLVAVLLGLLGASAKLSKVKLVRVPAQLYTTLIRGVPDLVLMLLIFYSLQTWLTSFTDFMEWEYIEINPFSAGVITLGFIYGAYFTETFRGAILAVPRGQVEAATAYGLKRGQRFRFVVFPQMMRFALPGIGNNWMVMLKATALVSIIGLADLVKAAQDAGKSTYQLFYFLVLAALIYLVITSASNIVLRWLERRYAAGSREAVR comes from the coding sequence ATGTTCGAAAACCTATTACAAAACCTGGGGCTCTCAGCCTTCAGCCTCCAGGGCTTCGGTCCGTTGCTGATGGAAGGCACCTGGATGACCATCAAATTATCGGTGTTGTCGCTGTTGGTGGCCGTTTTGCTCGGCTTGCTGGGCGCCAGTGCCAAGCTGTCAAAAGTCAAACTGGTACGTGTTCCGGCCCAACTCTACACCACGCTGATTCGTGGGGTACCCGACCTGGTGCTGATGCTGCTGATTTTCTACAGCCTGCAAACCTGGTTGACCTCGTTTACCGACTTCATGGAATGGGAATACATCGAGATCAACCCGTTCAGCGCCGGGGTCATCACCCTGGGCTTCATTTATGGCGCGTACTTCACCGAAACGTTCCGCGGGGCGATCCTCGCCGTACCGCGGGGTCAGGTCGAAGCCGCCACCGCCTACGGCCTCAAACGCGGTCAGCGTTTTCGTTTCGTGGTGTTCCCACAAATGATGCGCTTCGCCCTTCCGGGTATCGGCAACAACTGGATGGTGATGCTCAAGGCCACCGCGCTGGTCTCGATCATCGGCCTCGCCGACCTGGTCAAGGCCGCGCAGGACGCCGGTAAAAGCACCTATCAACTGTTCTACTTCCTGGTACTGGCCGCACTGATTTACCTGGTGATCACCAGCGCCTCCAACATCGTTCTGCGCTGGCTCGAACGCCGCTACGCCGCCGGTTCCCGGGAGGCCGTACGATGA
- a CDS encoding ATP-dependent DNA ligase has translation MKAFADLYAELDATTSSNAKLTAMQNYFAQAAPEDAAWAVYFLSGGRPRQWVPVRMLREMATAFSGLSPWLFEESYQAVGDLAETISLVLPETLHTSTDGLAVWIENKLLPLRNAPPRTLAECLPALWVQLDRQSLMLCIKLITGSFRVGVSKLLVTRALAAMAGLDSKRVAQRLVGYTDLSNRPSAASYLKLIAPESPHEHAQRGGQPYPFFLAHALSHPVEQFEALLGPASQWQVEWKWDGIRAQVVKRDGRLWVWSRGEELVSERFPELDSLAHDLPDGTVIDGEIVAWKAAQPGTADAFNPHSPSSPAVQPFALLQQRIGRRTLNKKILDEVPVVILAYDLLEWQGEDWRNQPQAIRRTQVEQLIATCTNPVLLSSPVLTGEDWFDLARQREASRRLGVEGMMLKARDALYGVGRTKDMGVWWKWKVDPFSVDAVLIYAQQGHGRRASLYTDYTFAVWDGPPSARERTLVPFAKAYSGLTDEEIRQVDSIVRKTTVEKSGPVSSVKPTLVFELGFEGIALSKRHKSGIAVRFPRMLRWRQDKSVEEADSLATLQDLLS, from the coding sequence ATGAAAGCTTTCGCCGACTTGTATGCCGAACTCGATGCCACCACCTCAAGCAACGCCAAACTGACGGCGATGCAGAACTATTTCGCCCAGGCCGCGCCCGAAGATGCCGCCTGGGCGGTGTACTTTCTGTCCGGCGGACGACCTCGGCAATGGGTGCCGGTACGAATGCTGCGGGAAATGGCAACCGCGTTTTCCGGGCTCTCGCCCTGGTTGTTCGAAGAAAGTTACCAGGCCGTCGGTGATCTGGCGGAAACCATCTCGCTGGTGCTGCCCGAAACGCTCCACACCTCTACCGACGGGCTGGCGGTGTGGATTGAAAACAAACTGCTGCCGCTGCGTAATGCGCCCCCGCGAACCCTCGCCGAATGCTTGCCCGCCCTGTGGGTGCAACTGGATCGCCAGAGCCTGATGCTGTGCATCAAATTGATCACTGGCAGTTTCCGTGTCGGCGTCTCCAAATTGCTGGTCACCCGCGCGCTGGCGGCCATGGCCGGCCTGGACAGCAAACGCGTGGCCCAGCGGCTGGTGGGTTACACCGATTTGTCTAACCGCCCGAGCGCCGCCAGTTACCTGAAGCTGATCGCCCCCGAATCACCCCATGAGCATGCCCAACGAGGCGGCCAGCCCTACCCGTTTTTCCTCGCTCACGCGTTGTCGCACCCGGTCGAGCAGTTCGAAGCCCTGCTCGGCCCGGCCAGTCAGTGGCAAGTGGAATGGAAGTGGGATGGCATCCGCGCCCAAGTGGTCAAACGTGATGGGCGCTTGTGGGTCTGGTCGCGAGGTGAAGAGCTGGTGAGCGAACGCTTTCCCGAACTCGACAGCCTGGCCCACGATTTACCCGATGGCACGGTGATCGACGGTGAAATCGTCGCCTGGAAAGCCGCACAACCGGGCACCGCGGACGCCTTCAATCCGCACTCGCCGTCCTCACCCGCCGTGCAACCCTTCGCCCTGTTGCAACAACGGATCGGCCGCAGAACACTGAACAAGAAGATCCTCGATGAAGTGCCTGTCGTCATCCTGGCCTATGACCTGCTGGAATGGCAGGGCGAGGATTGGCGCAACCAGCCTCAAGCCATACGCCGAACCCAGGTGGAGCAACTCATTGCCACCTGCACCAACCCGGTGTTACTGAGCTCGCCCGTGCTGACCGGCGAAGACTGGTTCGACCTTGCCCGCCAACGAGAAGCCTCGCGCAGACTGGGCGTCGAAGGCATGATGCTCAAGGCCCGCGATGCGCTATATGGCGTCGGGCGGACCAAGGACATGGGGGTCTGGTGGAAATGGAAAGTCGACCCGTTCAGCGTCGATGCGGTGCTGATCTATGCCCAGCAGGGTCATGGCCGCCGGGCCAGCCTCTACACCGATTACACCTTCGCTGTGTGGGATGGCCCACCCTCTGCCCGCGAACGAACGCTGGTGCCTTTCGCCAAAGCCTACTCCGGGTTGACTGACGAAGAGATACGGCAGGTCGACAGCATCGTACGCAAAACCACGGTGGAAAAATCCGGACCGGTGAGTAGTGTGAAGCCGACCCTGGTGTTTGAGCTGGGGTTCGAGGGCATTGCCTTGTCAAAGCGGCACAAGAGCGGGATTGCGGTAAGGTTCCCCAGGATGTTGCGTTGGCGGCAGGACAAGTCGGTAGAGGAAGCTGACAGCCTGGCGACGTTGCAGGATTTGTTGAGTTAA
- a CDS encoding ligase-associated DNA damage response exonuclease, whose amino-acid sequence MDLVIARPEGLYCPPGDFYIDPWRPVDRSVITHAHSDHARRGNQHYLAAAPGAGILRARLGQDINLQTLSYGEPLLHRGVKLSFHPAGHVLGSAQVRLEYGGEVWVASGDYKTEPDYTCAPFEPVRCHTFITESTFGLPIYRWQPQRQIFAEINQWWQTNATADKTSVLFCYAFGKAQRILHGIDASLGPILVHGAVEPINRIYRESGIYLPPTIYTGEVKKHDPMMRKALVIAPPSAGASPWVRRFGDYSDGFASGWMRLRGTRRRRGVDRGFVLSDHADWPGLLWAIEQTGAERVIVTHGSIGVLVRHLRELGLNAMSFSTEYGDDEDTAALESESAEVLA is encoded by the coding sequence ATGGACCTTGTTATCGCTCGTCCTGAAGGTTTGTACTGCCCACCCGGCGATTTTTACATCGACCCGTGGCGCCCGGTCGACCGTTCGGTCATTACCCATGCCCACAGCGACCATGCTCGCCGTGGCAATCAACATTATCTGGCGGCGGCACCGGGTGCAGGCATTCTGCGCGCGCGTCTGGGCCAAGACATCAACCTGCAAACGCTATCCTATGGCGAGCCATTGCTGCACCGCGGCGTAAAACTGAGCTTTCATCCCGCGGGCCATGTGCTCGGCTCGGCTCAGGTGCGGCTGGAATACGGCGGAGAAGTCTGGGTCGCCTCGGGGGATTACAAGACCGAGCCCGACTACACCTGTGCGCCGTTCGAACCGGTGCGTTGCCATACATTCATCACGGAATCGACGTTCGGTCTGCCAATTTACCGCTGGCAACCGCAGAGGCAGATCTTTGCCGAAATCAATCAGTGGTGGCAGACCAACGCTACAGCCGACAAGACCAGCGTGCTGTTCTGCTATGCCTTCGGCAAGGCTCAGCGGATTCTCCACGGCATCGATGCCAGCCTTGGTCCCATTCTGGTCCATGGCGCGGTGGAACCCATCAATCGGATTTATCGCGAAAGCGGTATTTATTTACCGCCCACGATCTATACCGGCGAAGTAAAAAAGCACGACCCGATGATGCGCAAGGCCTTGGTCATCGCGCCACCTTCGGCGGGCGCCAGCCCCTGGGTACGGCGTTTCGGTGACTACAGCGATGGCTTCGCCAGCGGCTGGATGCGCTTGCGCGGGACACGGCGGCGGCGTGGCGTGGACCGCGGTTTCGTGCTGTCAGATCATGCTGACTGGCCCGGCCTGCTGTGGGCCATCGAACAAACCGGAGCCGAACGCGTGATCGTCACCCATGGTTCGATTGGAGTACTGGTACGCCATCTGCGCGAACTAGGCCTCAATGCCATGAGTTTCAGCACCGAATACGGCGATGATGAAGACACCGCAGCCCTCGAATCCGAGAGCGCCGAGGTGCTGGCATGA
- a CDS encoding transporter substrate-binding domain-containing protein: MKKALLTLSALALCMAAGSALAKEYKELRFGVDPSYAPFESKAADGSLVGFDIDLGNAICAELKVKCKWVESDFDGMIPGLKANKFDGVISSMTVTPAREKAIDFSDELFSGPTAYVFKKGSGLSEDVASLKGKTVGYEQGTIQEAYAKAVLDKAGVKTQAYQNQDQVYSDLTSGRLDAAIQDMLQAELGFLKSPKGEGYEVSKPVDSELLPSKTAIGISKGNKDLKELLNKGIKALHDDGTYATIQKKHFGDLNLYSGK; the protein is encoded by the coding sequence ATGAAAAAAGCATTGCTGACCCTTTCTGCACTGGCGTTGTGCATGGCTGCTGGCTCCGCGCTGGCCAAGGAATACAAAGAATTGCGTTTTGGCGTTGACCCTTCCTACGCACCGTTCGAGTCCAAAGCAGCCGACGGTAGCCTGGTAGGCTTCGACATCGACCTGGGCAATGCGATCTGCGCCGAGCTGAAGGTCAAGTGCAAATGGGTCGAAAGCGATTTCGACGGCATGATTCCAGGCCTCAAGGCCAATAAATTCGACGGTGTGATCTCTTCGATGACCGTCACCCCGGCTCGCGAAAAAGCCATCGACTTCTCCGACGAGCTATTCTCCGGCCCAACTGCTTACGTGTTCAAGAAAGGTTCCGGCCTGAGCGAAGATGTCGCTTCGCTGAAAGGCAAAACCGTCGGCTACGAGCAAGGCACCATCCAGGAAGCCTACGCCAAGGCCGTGCTGGACAAGGCGGGCGTGAAAACCCAGGCCTATCAGAACCAGGATCAGGTGTATTCCGACCTGACTTCCGGCCGTCTCGACGCGGCGATCCAGGACATGCTGCAAGCCGAACTGGGCTTCTTGAAGTCGCCAAAAGGTGAAGGGTACGAAGTCAGCAAGCCGGTCGACAGCGAATTGCTGCCGTCGAAAACAGCTATCGGTATCTCTAAAGGTAACAAAGACCTCAAAGAACTTTTGAATAAAGGTATCAAAGCGTTACACGACGACGGCACCTACGCCACCATTCAGAAGAAACACTTTGGCGATCTGAATCTGTACAGCGGCAAATAA